ATTTTTTAtagatttatttaaatattgcaGTACGATTTGAAAATTAtactaaattataaattttgaatttttcataattattttatatatattaaaaaaggATAGTACATATTTTGGTGATGTTAAAATcgattaaaataaagaaagaaatctatttatattagtgaaataatatcattttaaacATTAACAAAAGACATCTTTTATATTCGGATTGATTATTGagaagaaaattgaaaatttataatataataatgttTACAGAGTTTATGAGACTTGACTAAcaaacttttattattttaattgattttatcctttttattttatgtatttaatgaatttaaatttattaatacaaTTCTCATTACTACATCATGTATTACacgtttaataataataataataataataataataataataataataataataattttacttGCAAATAGTAAGAGTAGCACCGAAAACAATCTGAGATAATTGAAAATAGTGTATTTATAACGTAGAAGTAGtgtttatttgatatttgaacAAAAATTCATTGATAAAActtgaataaatataaatgatCCTTGGATTCCGCGTATATTGAAAACCGTAAAGTTTCTTAAAatcaattttccttttttttattattacttaAATCGGGTCATATTAGAGCATCCTTAACGCGCGGGGTCAGGCCGCAAtgagcgagtcccggcccgtgcGTGGCGTTGGAGGGGAGAAAGTtccggcccaggccggtcccggggccgcagTTGCGGCCTGGGGACACTCCCGGGGTCCGGCCTGGCCGGCGTTAAGTGTGCCCGGCCGCAACGAACgtgtcccggcccagcgttagaTGCTCTCCAAGCCGGGCTGCAAGTccccaaaatttatttattttttcgaatttttgtcTATAAATACTGAACATTTGGCCAcctgataaggcctatttcatgcatcgattTAGAGGTAAaaagtacgctacttgatcggtttatcgcacaaaagcaagtgttaattgtgcaggaataccgtttgaccaaggcaacaaggccaaacttatcaagcaagtacaacaggagaaaaaggccaaaaatcggggagttgatcaaggggagtaatcaagcaattaaggaggggaccactggcttccagaagaatgACACGTGAGGcttatgagctggatggtgcgcatcattctgttagcaaggacgacgttctaaaAGAGAACATGCGCTGatacatgagacgcaaggacggagctgagtcatgaatctgttattgaaaagcgacgtcattctagaaggaaggcacgtagtaatcgatgagtcgctcgctcacagcgtgagcgaatatcctctgccaagatcgttatccagctggagattGTGCGAAGTGCCTATAAATACaggatgtgccaccataatAAAAGGGAGAGCTCCTTTTACGTTTTAGTTTACGTGTTAGTTTAGTCTatgttttagtttagtttcccAGTTGTAAAGATAGTTAGAGAAATAGTCAGCTAGAGAGAGGGAGCGTGACAGAGCActcaatatctgttcggcgtTGTCTCGAATTTCTATCCGACAGAGTTCCTCggctttacttgctttcttatttccCGAAGTTGTTAGCTTAGTTTGATTTCGAGTTGTTCTGTAGTTAAAGAATCAATCTTTCTGTATTCCGTGTGCTTGCAACATTGTTCTGAGTTTTGGATATAAAATTGGAGTTGTTTAGTTTACGATTTCGTATTCACTGTTCTAATTTAATTTCGCTTTAGATTTTGATCCAGTGTTTAATCATGTCGAATAGcaaagtgtttgtgttttcgCCGCATGCCCAGGTAGTAAGTTTTATTCCAGCATGTCActtacttgatccagtagttagcaGAACCTTGATCCAATAGATAGTTTACTTTCTGCCTAaggtaaaatcagtagttaaaaactcccaaaattaaagcgaggcagcagccgaccccctgttcactactcacacacttgatacactggtttctctgtgggatcgaccccgaacttgccgctttactgttaaagtagtgcaaaattgggagttataaattacattggtggctAGCGAGATCGtgaacgccttgatcaagtggcaacgacatttgctaagtgatccatccggttcagttatcttccatataacttgatccaaacTCGAACGCGAGAACGCCCTCATAAGCACCTACCAAAATGGCGCTGTTGCAGGGGAAGCATGATGTTATtctatgtttgtgtgtagtgcataggtgtaaatagttttgtttCATTCTTTTCTCATTcgtttttctttccttttatgagaaggtaccaacgcggtgggCACTAGAATCATCCCCATATATACAGAGACACTAGCGCTCATtagagagtccaggaagccggtgtTGTTACCACGCGATACAGAGCCGCATTAGCAGCAGCAGCGGTAGCTGATCAACTgaccagcgaagaagaaggagaacagAACGCACCACCCCAACCAACACCACTTGAACAAGCAAAAGTAGAAATGGCCCTCGTCGATAACGACTCAGGAATTGGCTCTCTGTACGCTCATGACGAGAAGGAGTCCACCCATGCCATTGCCATTACTCCtaggatgcggaccatcgctaTCAAATCAGGGGTGCTGGCAGTTTGTCCAATTTCTATGGTCTCTCGAAGGAGTGTCCTTACGCCTTTCTGGAAGAATTCTGCAGATACTGCGACATCCAACTTGTGCCGACCGAATCTACTTCtgaagattataggctgaatGTTATTCCCTTCGTCTTAAAGGGCGATGCGGGAGTCTGGCTTTCGAGGttgccagaaggatccatcagaaccTGGGCCGAGTTCCGGATGATATTTTTAGATCGCTTCTTCCCAGCGTCGAAGACGAGTGCCCTTAAATGGAAGATTATCGaggccagacaggagtacgatgagcccctcagCCAGTACTGGGATAGATTTCAAGGGTTGCtccaagcatgccccaaccacaaaaTGGGAGAAAGGGAGATCTACTCAACCTTCTACGGTGGACTCATAGTGGATAGCAAGAACGATCTTAACCTAGCAGCTCAGGGGGATTTCTCTAagaccccattcagccaagcaAAGAGTATACTAGAGAGATTGATTGAAGCCAAGCGGTCGTATGAGACATCCCGTGGCCAGTACAGAAGGGGTGCAGCacacgcagcagaggcgcgcagTGATGAAAAGTTagaggctcgattcgagcaaatggagaagaagctgctagaGGCAGTCGAGAAGTCTAGAGCGCCTCCACCACCTGCATCGAAGGAAAAACAATATGCGCCGCCACAGCCGCCGCCCGAGGAGCACCACtattactattgcgagtttccccctgaggcgGAGCCGCAACccatggcaactggatccagggaaagCAAAGGGACGCACCGTGGAGAGACCACCCAAATTTcaggtggactgatcagaatcaaagccatcTGCCTTAACCATCGATACAACAGATACAACCCTCTGAAGGGCAACCAAACTAGCCCGCTCGGAACCCAGAAAGATCAAACAATGGAGGGAACAGAATGTAGGGAGGTCAAGGTAATTGGTCaggtggacctcaagggaattGGTCCAGTGGAGGGCAGCCaaactggtcaagccgacagAATGAAGGAAACTGGGGGTACAGACAACAAGGCCCCCAGTCAAGCAACCAGGGCAGGCAACCGGGCAACCAgatggtgagttatgtcccgcCACACTAGAGAGGCAACCAACAGCACACCCAGTTGCCATACCAGCAAGAGCACTACGGACAGTTCGACTAATCACAGCCCAACCACGCTAGGGGGCTGCCGAATCATCGATATAATCGGCACTCCAACAAAGGATCTGGAGATATGATAGTCTCGCACCATCCCAATGATGCAATGAGGGAAATCCAGGATGCCCAGAAAGAGCAGCGGGCGGCGTTggatatgcttacaaagcaaCTTTCTCAAGTTGCGATGTCGTTGGGAGAGCTGAGGGGAAATGAGGGAAAAATCCTTGCTACTGTGCAGCCACCTGGTCGTGAAAACATCAGCGAAGTGTCCCTAAGATCAGGGAAAGTCTACCAAAGCCCTAGCCCACCTGTGATGTCTCCAGCATCAATGTCTGGACCAAGCCGTgaagaggaaggagaatccagtAGGGTGGGTCAAGCAAAAGGGACAGACAAAGGCAAAGCGAAAGTGGGAGGTGAATCCTCAGAAGGAAGTCAGGGAGAAGAAGCAGAGAAAGTAAAACCATATCTGTACCGAGGAATGGTGACAAGGAAAAGAGACGCCATGATTGACGTGGCTAATATGTTCAAGGAAGTGGAAGTGAAGGTGCCGCTCTTGACGGCCTTAAAGATGCCCCCGATCAGTAAATTCGTCAAGGACTACCTGGCGGGAAAAATCAACAAAGAAGGGAGACTTATTACAGAGGAGAACGTCTCTGTCGTGATCCAGAGAAACGACCTCCCCTCCAAGAAGACTGATCCGGGAATGTTCACGCTCCCAATTTCGATTGGGGAAATTCAAGTGGAGCACGCGATGTGCGATTTGGGGACGTCTATCAACGTTCTACCATACTCCATCTATAGGAAGCTGGGAGCGGCCAAGCTCGTCGACACTGACATCATGATCCAATTGGCCGACAGATAGTGTATTCACCCGGAAGGAATTATGGAAGACGTGATTGTGAAGGTGAATAACTTTCTATACCCAGCTAATTTTTTCGTAATCAAAATGACGGAGCCAGCAGCAAGGGAATCGAGTGGAGTCCTACTGGGGAGGCTGTTCCTGTCTACGGCCAGCACCATAATAGACGTCCGTAATGGGACGATCAGCTTGGACTTCAATGGAGAGCAATTCACGTTCAATAtcgatgaagccatgaagaggcCGGCCGACAGCGAAAACGTGTACTCAGTAGATGCGACTGAGCCCTTAGTACAGGAGTACTTGGAGGAAAAGTTCTTGAAGAGGCAGTTCACTGATTCCGCTGTTGATGAAGAAATCGAGAGAGGGGTTGTAGAGTGGTATGAGACCATGAATGTCGGAGAAATGGACGACCAAGCCATCGCGAAAGTGATGATGGATTTTTGTGAGCGCCCACGACCAGCTGGGTCAAGAGGGAAGGCTCAAGTGTCTAGCCTAGAGAAGCGGCTTGATCAAGGAAAGCTACTAGAGAGAGAAGCGGCAGAAAACCCTCTGCCTACTGAAGAGCCAAAGCCCGCGCAGGAATTGAAGCCATTTCCAGCACATCTTAAGTACGCCTACCTGGGAGAGGAAGAAACGAAGCCTGTAATAATCAACAGTCAGTTGACCCAGGGGCAGGAAGATAGATTGTTGGAGGTATTAAGAAAGAATGAGAAGGCTATCGGCTGGAAACTGACAGACCTGGTGGGCATCAGCCCGGACTTGTGTATGCATCATATCCGATTAGAGGAAGGAGCCAAACCACACCGTGACCAACAACGAAAgctcaaccccaacatgagggaagaggtgcttAAGGAAATCGTCAAGTTGGTCTTAATCGGAATTATCTACTCCATCCCGGACAGTAACTGGGTCAGCCTAGTACACATGGTGCCGAAGAAAGGGGGAATCCAAGTAGTAAAGAATGAGAAAAACGAATTGATTCCGACAAGGCCAATCACGGGGTGGAGAatgtgcattgactataggAAGCTGAACGCAGCTACGAAGAAAGATCATTTCCCGCTGCCTTTCATTGATCAAATGCTTGAGAAGTT
This genomic interval from Salvia splendens isolate huo1 chromosome 13, SspV2, whole genome shotgun sequence contains the following:
- the LOC121760799 gene encoding uncharacterized protein K02A2.6-like, whose product is MTEPAARESSGVLLGRLFLSTASTIIDVRNGTISLDFNGEQFTFNIDEAMKRPADSENVYSVDATEPLVQEYLEEKFLKRQFTDSAVDEEIERGVVEWYETMNVGEMDDQAIAKVMMDFCERPRPAGSRGKAQVSSLEKRLDQGKLLEREAAENPLPTEEPKPAQELKPFPAHLKYAYLGEEETKPVIINSQLTQGQEDRLLEVLRKNEKAIGWKLTDLVGISPDLCMHHIRLEEGAKPHRDQQRKLNPNMREEVLKEIVKLVLIGIIYSIPDSNWVSLVHMVPKKGGIQVVKNEKNELIPTRPITGWRMCIDYRKLNAATKKDHFPLPFIDQMLEKLAGKQYFSFLDGYSGYFHIAVNPDDQEKTTFTCPFGTYAYRRIPFGLYNAPGTFQRCMMSIFSDLLEEIFMDDFTVYGDTFDQGLHSLNRVLERCRPKDLVLNFEKCHFMVTE
- the LOC121760798 gene encoding uncharacterized protein LOC121760798, whose product is MIVSHHPNDAMREIQDAQKEQRAALDMLTKQLSQVAMSLGELRGNEGKILATVQPPGRENISEVSLRSGKVYQSPSPPVMSPASMSGPSREEEGESSRVGQAKGTDKGKAKVGGESSEGSQGEEAEKVKPYLYRGMVTRKRDAMIDVANMFKEVEVKVPLLTALKMPPISKFVKDYLAGKINKEGRLITEENVSVVIQRNDLPSKKTDPGMFTLPISIGEIQVEHAMCDLGTSINVLPYSIYRKLGAAKLVDTDIMIQLADR